The DNA region AATAACCCCAATAGAGCGCCTTCCAGCATAAATCCAGCGATCATGAGTGAACGGGCGAGAAAGCGCATCCGCTCGACCGGGTAGCCTTGTCCATATACGCTGGGGGAGAATCCCGCCGCGATCAACACCCAGACGAGAACGGGAATGGCGAGGATAAAAAATAATACTAAGCGTTTTCGCTTTGAGGTCAATTCGATGGGGTTATCCTGCCCATACAGCCAGAACATTGCAGCTGAAACAGATATGGAAATAAGAGAAGGAAGCGGCTGCGTCTTCAGGGCATCGACAATGAAAAGATAGGCGTAGAGGAATGAAGTTCCCAATAACTCAATGAGATTCAGTCCTTTTTCACTCGTGACATCAGCAATAGCCGGGGAAAATATCATGGTCAAAAGACCTACAAACATGCCGGTACATGCCCATCCCAGTAAAATGACATATTTTTTCCTAGCGGGGGATTTCCCCCAAATCCCAACTGCCAATAAAGATAAAAACAGAGCGGCAAGAGCGGTCGCGGTCGGCGGCTCGGAAAACCCAGCAATCACAAATGAAGAAAGAAAAATGACAATTCCAGCCCACAGGGGAACTGGTTGCGCAGCAGGGGTTCTCGCATTTTTAAGAAGAAATGCGGTCAAAAATAACCCGAACACCAGCGGCGCGAAATGGGTCATCATGGATGAGCGCCAATATATAGTTTGAAAAAGATTGGGTGCTTGTAAAAAACTAAAGAAGCCGAAAAACAATCCCCAGAAAAGATCGAAATGAATCAGCCAATCAATTTTCAAAAGCTTTCTTAACTCATATACCGTCCAAGTTAATCCAAAATACCACATGATAATCATGGAAACAGTGGAGAAAGGTATATTATTTTCACTCAGGGATTCGCTAATACCAACAAACAAAAGGTTCGAATATCGGTTCGCAGCCCTCCACGCCCCAACAGAATAACGCTCAAGCACGGCATCAAGTGGTGACATATTTGTAACACGAACTGCTTCGCAGTAATCGTCGGCGAGATGTCGGGAAAAAGTACCCAGATATACGTATGTGCCAACTGAAACCAGTAGAGCAACCATACTTAGACCGACAACATAAGCAAAATATTCGTTTTTTATTCCCTGTAACTTCATAAGGAAAATCCTCATAGCATTCGCTCATCGGAGTGAGCAAGCTACTTATTAAAGGTGGTGTTTTTCAGACAAATGCGCCCAGCATCAAACAGGGTGCTATAAAATTGGCACGATTAAAAATGCGGTTTCGATACAACAAAGACTGCTCCACAATTCTTGTGGCAAATTTATTAATTATACATTCCTGTTCCTAGTTGTGATTCCACTATAATTCCGTTTTTTACAGTGGGCGAAGTCACGACACGATACAAGAAAATCGAAACGTACCGCAGCAGTGCATCTCGGTCAAGATCCAAGGTTAAAGAAGAGATGTCTTGGTATACACAAGGCGGAATAATTGTAACGCAGGTTTATATTGCGGAATTGAGAGAAGGCTTATAATTCAGCGAATGGTAAGGTTTTTTTGCAAAAAACTCCACAGGTACACTGGAAGTTATGGAATTATTAAAAAATATTGCAGATAAGCTCTGGGATAAATCGCTGATCATCGCGGGGGTGCTTTGTGCCTTACTTCCCACAAGTCCGCTGAACATGCCTCTCACATTTAGAGATTCGGGGGTATTTTTATACTTTGGCTGGAGGATCTTGAACGGCGAACTGCCCTACCGTGACATATGGGATCACAAGCCGCCGGTCATTTTTTATATCAACGCTCTGGGGCTGGCGCTTACAGACAATTCGCGGTGGGGGGTATGGATAATTGAACTTGTGGCATTATCAATAGCAGCATGGATTGGTTTTCAACTTGTCAAAAGCCTGTTCGGTCTTTCACCTGCCATTTCCAGCCTGCTACTTTGGCTATTATCGCTTGTTCCTCTATTACAGGGAGGAAATTTCACAACAGAATATACGCTTCCACTACAGTTTGCTGCATTATGGTTGGCTTATCATATCAATGCATCCCGCCGCTCCAATTGGATGTATTTCCTCCTGGGTTTAACAGGAGCCATTACATTCTTCACCAAACAAACAGCCGTTGGGATTTGGATAGCCATCGTTCTATATCTGACCATCCAACGATTATTCACAAAGCAGATCAGACAATGGTTTCATGAAATTGTCATCATCGCATTTGGCGGTTTGGCGTTTACTACATTCGTAATAGTATTTTTTTACATTCAGGGCGCACTTCCACAATTTTGGAGCGCAGCTTTCGAATACAACTTTGTTTACTCAACCCGTATCGACGGCGGACTGGCTACTGCGCTGGATACCATCTCAAAAGGTGTCCGACCTTTAACCCGAACAGGGCTGCTACAATTCTCAATCTTGGGATTTATAGTTGCTATCGCACTGATCCTGCTCAGAAAAAAATCGGCCAAGGATACACTCCCGCTTCTTGCCATCGGGCTGGTTGATCTGCCCATCGAACTTTATCTCATCGGGATGCCCAGTCGCACCTTCCCACACTACTACATGACCATGCTTCCCGTTCTTGCCTTATTCGCGGGATTGGCTCTCTGGGCATTCATCAAGTTGATGGCAAATTGGCACATTCCCAATATCGCAACCGGCATACTCATTCTCGGCATGGCAAGCTATCTAACGTGGAACTCTTTTTACATCTACATGGATCAACTGTACACGTACAGAAAGCTGACGAAAAACGAAACCATCATCGAGTACATCAAGGAAACGACATCCCCCGACGATACGGTCTTACTATGGGGCGCGGAGGCATCGGTCAATTATTTTGCTGAAAGAAAAAGCCCAACCCGTTTTGTATACCAATACCCGCTTCATCAAACGGGGTATGTTAACGATGAAATGATCAATGAATTTTTGGATGATATTATAAAAAAAAGTCCTGAACTCATTATTGACACCGGAACACAAAATCCACTTTACGGGTTTCCAATCAGTACGGATGCAATCATCAAAAAGATCGAGTATCTTAAAACTCATTATTGCCAAGTACAGCGGATAGACACTTGGACAATCTATCAATTCTCAGAAAATGGCTGTGAGTATTGATACATTTCGATAAACTTATTCCTTATATCTTGTTCCTCGTGCCCGTAGGATACCATCCCGTACTTTCTCCAAACCAAGGAGACTTAAAATAGCAGATACAAATAGATTCATCCGCGCCAGAGCCGTGGGCGGGTGGATGGATAGCGCGCGAAACCATGCCGCGAGCGATTTTGCGGGAAGTCCGCCATCGAGCAGGTAGCGTGCGTCCACACGGTGGGCAGAGGCGCGGGCGCGGCGGTTGGCTTTTGTCAACACAGAGGCGAGATGTTCATCTTGCGAAACCACATCTAAAATACGGAAGGCTTCGCGCCCGAACTCAGCGGCTTTCGCACGGTTCTTCGCTTCGGCGTGGTAGCGCGCAGCTGACCAGATGTGATCGACATGCAAAAGTTTCCCATGTTGGGCGAGTTGGATCCATAAGAGATGATCGAGTAGAAAGTGGAATGTTGGATCGAGTCCGCTTGTTTTTTGCAGGGCGGGGCGGCGCATGAAGACGGCGGGCTGTCCAATAATTTGGAAACATAACAAATCTTCAAGCGTCAATTGTTTGTAATTCAAGGTGTTAAACGTTTTGCCATTCTCATCCACGGCGAGCATGTTTCCATAGATCAGAACCGCATCGGGGTTTTCTTCAAATGCCTTCACCGCCGCGCTGACCGTGCCGGGTAGATAATAATCGTCCGAATTAAGCCAGGCGACAATTTCACCGGTTGCGCGGGTAAATCCCTTATTGATGGCGTCGGCTTGTCCGCTGTCTTTTTCTGAAGTCCAATATGCAAGTTTTTCGGAATACTTTTTGATGATATCCACACTGCCATCGGTGGATGCGCCGTCAATGATGATGTACTCGATGTGCGGATAATCCTGATCGAGCACAGACAGCATGGTCTGCTCGAGGTATTTTGCCTGGTTATAGGATGGGGTGACGATGGAAACGAGGGTCATCTCAAAGGGTGGGAAATGTCGAATAGGGGATTCAGGTTCGAGGTCGGAGTGAGGCGGGATTTTCATCCGAAAAGAGAGTTGTAATCCACTTTCGGGAAGACGGTCAGTTTACCGCCGACAGTTGCGTCGATCACTTCACGCCCTTCTTTTTTATAGGCTTCACGCGCCATGATGTAACCAACTTCGGATGTGTCGAGGTCGGGCAGCTGCCATTTGACGCCCTTGCCAAAGTAATTGGGCATGAAGTGATTGGGGTCGTCGCCCTCGGAGACAACGGTTTTGTTCGCATCGCCCTTGGACGCGAAGTTGTGATCCACACCGATGAGGATGGCTTGCTCGATGCCCATGTGAAAGGCGAGTTGCAGGGCGAGGTTGGTGACGGTCGCGCCTTCCCACACACGCCCGCGGACATCGGCGGCGAATTTTGGTCCGGTGTAGGACGTGTAGACGAAAGTTGGAAGTTGGGAAATTGGTAGATTGGCGGGATAGTGACGATGCGAACGCCATGCAATGAATTGCGGGACTTGAAGGGCGAGAAAATCATTTGAAAATTGTTCAATGACAAGATCATTGGTAACACAAATATATTTGGTGGTGAAACCGAGTTCGGGAAAGGCAAGATAGATGCGATTCATGCCGAACGTGATCTCATTCTTGAGTTTGCTGAGATCGGTCTGTTTGAGCGATGGACCGTTACCGATGATGAATGCGCGTTTGCCTTTGTGAACATCCTTCAGCGCGGCGAGGCGTTTGATGCTCTCGCGCCGCCAGGGATGGAAATAGGCGGCGGGAAGTTCGGGGATGCGGCGGATACCATCATAGGTGTTCCGCGCGAATTGCCAGACGGGCTGGGGGACGATGGACTTTATGCTCTGTTTCATTCGGAGAGAAATTCTTTCCGTGAAAGATAAAGCACCGCCAACATAACCGCGTTCAGAAGCATGAAAAGAACATCAACAAGTCCGACCTGGTCGAAAATGGTCAGGATGATATTCAATGCCAGAACGGCGACTGCCAGCCAGTAGATGAGTTTCTTCCGTTTTTTCAATTGGAAGTAACAAAACAGCATGACGGCAGCATCCATGAACATTGCAAGCGCATAAAATGCGTACAGGGGAACCTGCTCGGGGTTTTGCCCAATCCTCAGCAGGGAGGCAAACCCAAACACGATGAGAATCGTTGCTGTCAGCAGGAACAAATAGCGTGTGAGTTGAAAGGTTGTGATCTTCATGATCGGCTCATTGGAAATAATATTTCTGCAGGGAAAGCAAACTCAACAAAATAAGGATATCCAAAATAAGGGCAGACATGTAAAGCGGATCGGGCAAGCCTGTGAACGCCAACACGGCGTTGAGAAGAACCGCAACAAGGGCGATCCCATATGCCGGTTTATCCCATGAGTCGAGTGTTCTTCCCAAAAGGAACATGACGGTCGCATTGAAAAGAAGAAAGAAGGCAGCCAGCACCGTGGGAAGTCCGTTCGAATTCGCCACCATATCAATAGATGTGACAATGGTGATGACAACCCATAACAAGGCATTCATGAAAAGGAGCGCACGGGCTATGCCCCTTTTCCTTGCATACACAATCTTCAGACGCTTTGTCTTCATTCCGTGCTCAACCGGGCTGTTGCGCCGCCGTCCACGATCATCGCTTGACCGGTCATGAAGGACGACTGTTCGTTATCCGCAAGGAAGTAAATGGCGTGGGCGATCTCCTCCGGCTTGCCAACCTTCCCGCTGACCGTCTTCCGCGCCAGATTATCGAGCCTTTCCTGTATATCGCCCGAACCGACATGTCCGCGCCCGAGTCCCGCACGCAGCATGGGCGTATCCACTGCGCCGGGCAAAATCGCATTGACACGGATATTATCCGGCGCAAATTCGATCGCCATGGCGCGGGTCAGGGCGAGCAACCCGCCCTTGGACGCGGCGTACGCGGCGATATTGGTGGACGTCTGCACGGCGTGAACGGAGGAAACATTCACGATTGACCCGCCGTTCCCAGCTTTGAGAAGCGGATACGCCAGCTTGACGCCAAGAAACACGGAACGCAAATTCGCCGCCATGACCGCATCCCACTCATCGACGGTTGTTTCCACGAGTGGTTTTGCCACCTGTAACGCTGCATTGTTGACCAGGGCGTCGAGCGTATCGGAGAACGATTTTGCCTGCTCAAAAATCGCTTCCATGTCTTCGGGGCGCGAGATATCGGAGCGGATGAATGCTCCGTTTTGCGGGAAATCATCCCCGAAATCATTTCTGTCCACGCCGATGACGCGCCAGCCTTTTTCGGCAAAAAGCGCAACAGACGCGCGCCCGATTCCGCCCGCCGCGCCGGTGATGAGAAGGGTTCTATTTTCCATGTTTCAATCCACTCGAATCGATTCCCAGCCCGTCCAGCAAATTTCGGATCGTGTTCCAATGCACCCGCTCCCATGCCGTCGGGCTGGAGTTGGAATTATGCGGCGCGAGCATGACATTATCCATCTTCAACAACGGACTATCCAGCGGAAGCGGTTCATGCTCGAAAACATCCAGCGCCGCGCCTCCAACTTGACCGGAACTGAGTGCCGCGACCAAAGCCTTTTCCTCCACGATGGGACCACGCGCAGTGTTGATCAGCACCGCTGTGGATTTCATCTTCGCAAGCGTATCTGCATTGATGAGGTGATGGGATGTCGGGTTGAGATCACAGTTGATGGAAACAAAATCGGAATTCGATAATAGGTGTTCGAGATTTGTCATCTCGATGCCGGTTTCTGTGACGAAGACATGGTCGATCTCCACAATGTCCGTGCCAATGACTTTCATGCCGAACGCCCGCGCGCGGCGCGTGACCGCCTTGCCGATGGTACCCACACCGATCACGCCTAAAACGCATTCGCTCAATGCCTTGCCGGGAATTTTCTCCCATTCACCGCGCTTCATCGCTGCGTCCATCCATGGTGTGCGGCGGGCGAAGGCGAGCATGTAACTGATGACAGTATCCGCAACGGGGGTGGTAAACGCATTCAGCGTTCGACCAATTTTGACGTTGAAGCGGGAACAAGCCTCGGCGTCGATTGAATCGATGCCCGTCCCCCACTTGGAGATGACCTTCAAACGCGGCAGGCAGGCTTCGATCACCCGCGCGGTGTAGCGGTCATCGCCGCAGATCGTGCCGTCGAATTGACCGGCATATTGCAACAGGTCCGCTTCTTCCATGCGCTCCCGCACGTCCGGGACGATGAGTTCTATGCCGTATTCCGCCAGCACAGGGCGGAAACGGTCAAGAAAGGGAATCATGTACGGAGCGGTCATTAATACGGTTGGCATTATTACTCACAAATCCTTTTTTGAATGAACTCTTCCATTTCAGCGGATAATCTTTCTCGCTCCGCGAACTTCGTCATATTGTTACAGGTTTGCACACGCAAAAACTTATCTGAAACGATGATGCGCATCATCTCGCGCAGGCGTTCCACATCGCCCAGCATTGCATATGCTTGAAAGAATGGCATCCACTCCAAACTATCGTTGGGATAATAGCCGTTCCCAAGTGCATCTTCATGCAACAAGGGAATTTGATTCCAATCACCGCGCTGGCGGGCAAGGTCTGCTTTTTGATAATAATAGCACCAACCACGCTCCGGCTCCACGCCAAACACAGCCACAGGCGGAGTTGGCGACTCGCCATCCGTGATAACAGCGTCCAAGCGCGAGTACGGCGCGACCAGTACCAGCCGTTCGGCATCCACAGGGGAGAGTTCCGGCGCATCTCCGTCGATGAAGCGCACGCATGTATCCGAACGGGATTGGATCATCACCAAAATATTTCCGAAATCACGCTCCAGATAATTACCGCGCCGCAAAGGCGTCTCCATGCTTCCGTTTGTAAGCACTTTATTGACCGTTTCACCGTTCAACACTGCGGCGGGCAGTTTCACCACCACAGGCACATTGTTTTGTTTTTCAGGATAATAGATGAAATTCGCCGGTCCCCAAATGAAATAATCCTCGCTCAATGAACTGCCGGGATATGACGCGAGCAGCGTCACGCTTTCCTCGATCATCGGCGCGCGCCATGCCGCCTGCCACCAGAAATTACGCGTCGCTTCGGTTTCGTAGGCATAACGAATCGTGTTGCCGTAATGGGTCAGCGCCGCGATGGAAACAAGTATGCCCAGCACCGCGATCTGTGTGCCGCGCCGCGCAATGCCTTCAACGAGCAGCGCCAGCAGCATCACCGCGCCGATGGAAGCGATCAGTGAATACCGTGAATAATCGGGCAAGGTGACATGCCGATTGACAAGGATGACAGGGATCAATCCGCCCGCCATGGTGAGGAGACTGATGAATAGTGTCTCGCGCATCCTGCCCGTATCGGAGCCCGAATCAATTTCTGACGATTTTCCTCCCACCCAACGGATCCCGTATAACAATGCCGCCGCCGCGGCGATCGCCAATGCGCTCCCTGCCGCCATATCCTTCAAACGCATGGGAAACGCCAGTTGATACATCGGCAAACTCCATGCCACCAGCGTTACCGTGAAAAAATCCTGGATCAGATAATTCAGCCACCATAGACCTGTCATGGGCGATGATAAAAATTGCGATAACTGCGCCCCCACATCCGTGGCGCGGCGCTCGGATTCAAAGAAGAACAGCCGCCAAACAAGAAATCCCGCCGCGATGAGCAGGAAAGGCAAACTGACGGAAACGATCTTCCCCGCCTTCTGCCGGAAATTTTCTCCCTGTGTGCGCCACATTAACAAAGCGACGCACGCAAAACGGAATACTTCGATCCCCACAAAATATTCCATCTGACTTAGATATCCCCATCCCGCCAGAATGGAACCTGCAATCAATAAGATTTTCTGCGTACGCTCAACCGCCAAAACCGATCTGACCGTCAATGCCACCGAAAGTGTCGCCAAAAACAAGCCAAGGATGTGCGATTGATAGTCGATCGCGTTCGGCATGGACAGAAAACCCGGGTAAATCGCGAACAGCATTCCGGTGACCAATGCGAAAAGATTCCGA from Anaerolineales bacterium includes:
- a CDS encoding DUF115 domain-containing protein; the protein is MKQSIKSIVPQPVWQFARNTYDGIRRIPELPAAYFHPWRRESIKRLAALKDVHKGKRAFIIGNGPSLKQTDLSKLKNEITFGMNRIYLAFPELGFTTKYICVTNDLVIEQFSNDFLALQVPQFIAWRSHRHYPANLPISQLPTFVYTSYTGPKFAADVRGRVWEGATVTNLALQLAFHMGIEQAILIGVDHNFASKGDANKTVVSEGDDPNHFMPNYFGKGVKWQLPDLDTSEVGYIMAREAYKKEGREVIDATVGGKLTVFPKVDYNSLFG
- a CDS encoding phosphoglycerate dehydrogenase, translated to MPTVLMTAPYMIPFLDRFRPVLAEYGIELIVPDVRERMEEADLLQYAGQFDGTICGDDRYTARVIEACLPRLKVISKWGTGIDSIDAEACSRFNVKIGRTLNAFTTPVADTVISYMLAFARRTPWMDAAMKRGEWEKIPGKALSECVLGVIGVGTIGKAVTRRARAFGMKVIGTDIVEIDHVFVTETGIEMTNLEHLLSNSDFVSINCDLNPTSHHLINADTLAKMKSTAVLINTARGPIVEEKALVAALSSGQVGGAALDVFEHEPLPLDSPLLKMDNVMLAPHNSNSSPTAWERVHWNTIRNLLDGLGIDSSGLKHGK
- a CDS encoding SDR family oxidoreductase, with the translated sequence MENRTLLITGAAGGIGRASVALFAEKGWRVIGVDRNDFGDDFPQNGAFIRSDISRPEDMEAIFEQAKSFSDTLDALVNNAALQVAKPLVETTVDEWDAVMAANLRSVFLGVKLAYPLLKAGNGGSIVNVSSVHAVQTSTNIAAYAASKGGLLALTRAMAIEFAPDNIRVNAILPGAVDTPMLRAGLGRGHVGSGDIQERLDNLARKTVSGKVGKPEEIAHAIYFLADNEQSSFMTGQAMIVDGGATARLSTE
- a CDS encoding DUF6056 family protein, with the protein product MKLQGIKNEYFAYVVGLSMVALLVSVGTYVYLGTFSRHLADDYCEAVRVTNMSPLDAVLERYSVGAWRAANRYSNLLFVGISESLSENNIPFSTVSMIIMWYFGLTWTVYELRKLLKIDWLIHFDLFWGLFFGFFSFLQAPNLFQTIYWRSSMMTHFAPLVFGLFLTAFLLKNARTPAAQPVPLWAGIVIFLSSFVIAGFSEPPTATALAALFLSLLAVGIWGKSPARKKYVILLGWACTGMFVGLLTMIFSPAIADVTSEKGLNLIELLGTSFLYAYLFIVDALKTQPLPSLISISVSAAMFWLYGQDNPIELTSKRKRLVLFFILAIPVLVWVLIAAGFSPSVYGQGYPVERMRFLARSLMIAGFMLEGALLGLLLQHIQFKPNPQAGRIAVLAVFAVIMVVYPLRAAFNIIRYDLPEYRARAELWDLRNAYIIRHASMGEKDLVIPGFSGVYQVKEIDNDPNHWVNKCAARFYGVESIRAFTIPDEELLDYLNE
- a CDS encoding glycosyltransferase family 39 protein is translated as MELLKNIADKLWDKSLIIAGVLCALLPTSPLNMPLTFRDSGVFLYFGWRILNGELPYRDIWDHKPPVIFYINALGLALTDNSRWGVWIIELVALSIAAWIGFQLVKSLFGLSPAISSLLLWLLSLVPLLQGGNFTTEYTLPLQFAALWLAYHINASRRSNWMYFLLGLTGAITFFTKQTAVGIWIAIVLYLTIQRLFTKQIRQWFHEIVIIAFGGLAFTTFVIVFFYIQGALPQFWSAAFEYNFVYSTRIDGGLATALDTISKGVRPLTRTGLLQFSILGFIVAIALILLRKKSAKDTLPLLAIGLVDLPIELYLIGMPSRTFPHYYMTMLPVLALFAGLALWAFIKLMANWHIPNIATGILILGMASYLTWNSFYIYMDQLYTYRKLTKNETIIEYIKETTSPDDTVLLWGAEASVNYFAERKSPTRFVYQYPLHQTGYVNDEMINEFLDDIIKKSPELIIDTGTQNPLYGFPISTDAIIKKIEYLKTHYCQVQRIDTWTIYQFSENGCEY
- a CDS encoding glycosyltransferase family 2 protein is translated as MKIPPHSDLEPESPIRHFPPFEMTLVSIVTPSYNQAKYLEQTMLSVLDQDYPHIEYIIIDGASTDGSVDIIKKYSEKLAYWTSEKDSGQADAINKGFTRATGEIVAWLNSDDYYLPGTVSAAVKAFEENPDAVLIYGNMLAVDENGKTFNTLNYKQLTLEDLLCFQIIGQPAVFMRRPALQKTSGLDPTFHFLLDHLLWIQLAQHGKLLHVDHIWSAARYHAEAKNRAKAAEFGREAFRILDVVSQDEHLASVLTKANRRARASAHRVDARYLLDGGLPAKSLAAWFRALSIHPPTALARMNLFVSAILSLLGLEKVRDGILRARGTRYKE